AGGTGAAATGCCTCATTATTCTGGTAAATGTGCTCACCTAACACCAGAAGAACAAGCTCAAAAAGAAGCGCAAGGATTAGAACCAGTTATTCGTTTTCGCGTGCCAAAGAATACGGAATATCAATTTCACGATATGGTTAAAGGTGAAATCACTTTTGAATCAGATAATGTCGGTGGCGATTTTGTCATTCAAAAACGCGATGGGATGCCAACTTATAACTTTGCTGTAGCAGTTGATGATCATCTGATGAAAATCACACACGTTTTGCGTGGAGATGATCACATTGCCAATACGCCAAAACAATTAATGATTTATGAAGCATTTGGTTGGAAAGCACCAGAATTTGGCCATATGACCTTAATCATTAATTCTGAAACAGGGAAAAAATTAAGTAAGCGGGATGAATCAATTCTACAATTTATCGAACAATATCGAGAATTGGGCTATTTACCAGAAGCAATGTTTAACTTTATTGCGTTATTAGGTTGGTCACCAGTTGGCGAAGATGAAATTTTCAGTCAGGATGAATTGATTAAAATGTTTGACCCAAATCGCTTAAGTAAGTCTCCAGCAGCTTTCGATGCTAAAAAGTTGGAATGGGTTAACAACCACTACATTAAAGCAATGGACTTAGATGTTTTAGCGGATATGTGCTTGCCTTATCTTCAAAAAGCTGGGCGTGTGGAAGCTGATTTATCTGAAAAAGATATGGATCGAGTGAAAAAAATTGTTGGTTTATATCAACCACAAATGAGTTATGCTGCTCAAATTGTTGAATTGTCTGAATTGTTCTTTATAGAACATCCTGTTTTAGATGATGCAGCTAAAGCAGTATTAGCAGGCGAAACAGTACCACAAGTACTAGCTGCCTTTAAAGCGAAACTTGAAGCAATGGATACTGTCGATGCTCCAAGTGTTAAAACTGCCATTAAAGAAGTACAAAAAGAAACAGGTATAAAAGGTAAGAACTTATTTATGCCGATTCGAGTTGCGGTTTCTGGTCAAACTCATGGACCAGAATTACCAGATACAGTTGAACTTTTAGGTAAAGAAAAAGCTTTAGCTCACTTACAACAAGTAATGTAACTTTTTTTGGAATACAGTATTACATTAAAAGTTGTGAAATTGAATAAAATTGTGTTGATTAGACGAAGTACTGCGGGATTTTCTAAAAGAGAGGTTACGATTGGTGGAAGTAGCTGAAATGAAGCAGGAAATGCACCTAGGAGCAAGCTTTAAGCCGTTTTGTGGACGTTACCCACAGATGAGGGACAAAGAATTACTTTGTTCAAATGAAAGTGGAACCACGCCAAAAGCGTCTTTTAAGTAAGGAAACTTATTTAAAGGGCGCTTTTTTATTAGAATAAGCATTTTGACTATTAAAAGATGGGAAACAATTGTTTAAAACAGTTAGCAAGATCGGATTCAAAACGATTTGAAAGAATAAGCATTTCACGTGTTATAGACCGGCATATCCGCCATTTTATCTTACTGTTTACGATCAAGCCCAATCTTTTTTGAACATCTTAATTAGGAGGGAATACGATGGGATGGGGGAAACGTGCGATTCAAGCGGCCAAGGAAAATGATCCAGCGGCCCGACACACATTGGAAATTATTTTGACGTATCCGGGTATTCATGCGTTGTTTTGGCATCGCTTTGAACATTTTTTGTACAACCATAAGTTGTTTTTGTGGGCGCGGCTTAGTTCGCAATTTCAGCGCTTTTTAACCGGTATTGAAATCCATCCCGGAGCAAAAATTGGTCAAGGCGTCTTTATTGATCATGGTATGGGGGTAGTGATTGGTGAAACAGCAGAAATTGGCGATGATGTGGTTTTATTTCATGGAGTTACGCTAGGTGGCACTGGTAAACATGGTGGGAAACGACATCCAACGGTTAAATCTGGTGCGATGATTTCTGCTAATGCGCAAATTTTAGGACCTGTAACAATTGGTAAAAATGCGAAAATTGGTGCTGGGGCAGTTGTATTAAAAAATATTCCAGATGAAGCAACGGCGGTAGGGGTACCGGCTAAAGTTGTGCGAATTGCAGGAAAGAAGGTTGAATTATGATAAAAATTTACAATACCATGACGCGAGAAAAAGAAGAATTCAAACCCATTGAAGCCAACAAAGTGCGGATGTATGTCTGCGGCCCGACTGTTTATAATTATATCCACATCGGCAATGCCAGAAGTACAATTGCGTTTGATACTATCCGTCGTTACTTTGAATATCGAGGCTTTGAAGTAAATTATGTTTCTAATTTTACAGATGTTGACGACAAAATTATTCGTGCGGCGAAAGAACTAGGTGTCACAGCGCCAGAAGTAGCAGAACGATTTATTCATGCGTTTGAAGAAGATACCAATGCTTTAAATGTAGAACCGGCCACATTGCATCCACGCGTGATGGATCATATTCCAGACATTATAAATTTTATTACAGTTTTAGTAGAAAAAGGCTACGCCTATGAATCAAAGGGGGACGTTTATTATCGTACCCGTAAATTTGAAAATTATGGCAAGTTAAGCGATCAATCAATCGATGAATTGGAAATAGGTGCTAGTCAGCGGACAGGTGCTGAGCAAGATATTAAAGAAGATCCATTAGATTTTGCCTTATGGAAAAGTGCGAAACCTGAGGAAATATCCTGGGATTCACCGTGGGGGAAAGGACGTCCGGGGTGGCATATCGAATGTTCTGTTATGGCGACCAAACATTTAGGGGATACCATTGACATTCACGGTGGTGGTCAAGACTTGGAATTTCCGCATCATGAAAATGAAATTGCGCAAAGTGAAGCTAAAACCGGTCATACTTTTGCAAATTATTGGATGCACAATGGCTATGTAACCATTGGTGAAGATGATGAAAAAATGAGTAAATCACTGGGGAATTTTGTAACGGTTCACGATTTGATTCAAAAAGTTGAACCACAAGTTTTACGTTTTTTTATGGCAACAACGCAATATCGTCGTCCGATTCGATATAGTGAAGCAACGTTAAAAGATGCAGCCAATAATTTACAACGTTTAAAAACGGCATATGAAAATGCCAACTTCCGATTGGCCACAGCACAAGTTGATTTAACTTGTGATGAAGGAAAGCTTGCAGAGTTAGCAGAATTGGAAAACCGCTTTGTGGCAGAAATGGATGATGATTTTAATGCTGCCAATGGCATTACGGTAGTGTATGAATTAGCCAAATGGTTGAATATGTATGCTGAAAAAAATGAAGTTTCCCAAGTTGTCTTAAATGCTGCAATAAAAAAATTACAAGATTGGTTAGCCGTTTTTGGGATTCGTTTTACTCGCGATGAATTACTAGACGAAGAGATTGAAAAATTGATTGCACAACGAATTGAGGCACGTCAAAATAAAGATTTTGCTCGCAGTGATGAAATTCGCGATCGGTTAAAAGAACAAGGAATTATTTTGGAAGATACTGCACAAGGTACACGATGGAGACGAGAAGTATGAGAGATTACACACAATTAAATGGCTTGGCACTAGCTTATGTGGGAGATGCAATTTACGAAGTCTACATTCGCGATTATTTGGTATCGTCTGGTCAAAGCCGCCCAAATCAATTGCACAAACAAGCAACCCACTATGTTTCTGCCAAAGCTCAGGCCTTTTTAATGAATGAAATGTTAGGTGCGGGTATTTTATCTGAAGATGAGGAATTGTTTTATCGTCGTGGACGCAATAGCAAAAGTCATACTAGTGCAAAAAATGCGGATATTACTACCTATCGCATTGCGACAGGCTTTGAATCATTGATGGGTTATCTGCACTTGTTAAACAAAAAAGAACGCTTAGAAGAGCTCATAGACTGGTGTATCAAGAAGGTAGGTGAAACAAATGGCAAATAGACGAGAAGACAAACCGCCAAAAAATCAAAACCGGAATTTTTATGGCACAAGAGATAAAAACAGACGCGGGAAAAATTCTAATGAAAAAGGAAATTTTCGGCGTAAAAAAGCAGATGATTTTACCGGAAGCCAAAAGACAATTGCCCCTGTTAGTAGTCAAGCAACTGAAGTTAACGAAAATTTTGTCTTTGGTCATCACGCGGTAGTGGAAGCTTTAAAGGCTGGTCGCGGCAATAAACTTTTTTTAGCAGAAGATGCTCGTGGTGATAAAATCGAAGGCTTAAAAATATTAGCAACAGAACAAGCAGTACCGGTTAAATGGGTTCCAAAAAATAAATTAGATACGATGAGTGATAGCGGTGTTCATCAAGGAATGGTGCTCGCTATTACGCCATATGAATACCTTTCATTACCAGAGTTATTGGAAATTACAAAAAAAGAAAACCCATTTTATTTGATTTTGGATAATTTAGAAGATCCGCATAATTTTGGCTCAATTTTACGAACTGCCGATGCAGCGGGAGTCGACGGGGTGATTATTCCCAAACACCGTGCCGTCGGAATTACCCCAATTGTGGTGAAAACATCCACAGGTGCCGTAGAACACATGCCAATTGCCCGCGTGACTAACTTAAGTCAAGCCGTCCAACAGTTAAAAGATACTGGCTTCTGGATTTTTGGTACGGCAATGGAAGGAACAGACTATCGCAAATGGAATGCCAAAGGGAAGATAGGTCTTATTATTGGTAATGAAGGCAAAGGTATGAGTGCTGGCTTGATGAAGTCAGTTGATGAGCTGCTGACAATTCCAATGGTAGGACACGTACAAAGTTTAAATGCCAGTGTTGCCAGCGGTCTTTTGATGTATCAAGCCTTTAGTCAACGGGCAGGTGAATAGGGTGAAAAAACAACTATTAATTGTTGATGGATACAATATGATTGGTGCCTGGCCGGAATTGGTTTCGCTAAAAAAGGCAGAAAAATTAGAAGATGCAAGAGAAACACTGCTTAGTTTATTGTCAAATTATGCCAAATACGAAGGTTTAGAAATCATCGTTGTGTTTGATGCCCAATTTGTACCAGGGATCACTCAGCGCTATACCAAATATCAGTTGCAGGTTATTTTCACCGAAGAAGGAGAAACTGCCGACAGTTATATTGAACGGGTTTCCGGAGAGTTGAATAATGCCTTGACACAAGTTACCGTCGCAACTAGTGATTTAGCAGAACAATGGGTAGTCTTTTCCCAAGGTGCTTTACGAACTTCTGCCCGTGAATTGTACAAAACAGTGCAAAAAACGAATAAATTAATTGCTGAACATCAAGAAGATTTAAAATTCAGCAATTTTCGGCGTAACTCTCCATGGAATGAAGCACAACTTTCGGAGTTGCAACAAAAATTGCAGGAATTAAGTAAAAAAAATTAAAATTATTAATACGCTGATTAGCCCGCCGGATGAAACTGGTTGGGCTTTTTTTCATGATACAGTCAAAAAGTAAGAGAATTTGGGAGGAGGTAGTAAAATGAGGTGTACATCTTTTAACCCCCAAGTAGTTTTGAACCAGATGGAAGTTTTTGAAAAGCTCTTTTTTGATTATCGCCCGGTCGTCTATAAAGTGATGGGGCAGTATTATCTGCGGGATTTTGATTATGATGATTGGTTGCAAGAAGGTCGGATAAGTTTCTTTCACTCTTTGAGCTGTTATGAGGAGTCTCGAGGTGTTTCTTTTGGCACCTTTTTTAGAAACAACTTTGAAAATAAAATAAAAAGCGAATTGCGAAAACAAGGTGCCTACAAAAGAAAAGCAATGGTGGAAGCTATCTCGTTGGAAGAAAAAATTGCTAAAGAGGGTCCAGACTTTTTGGTTGCCCACAATCAAAATGTACTATTAGCAGAAGAACAGCTATTGTTAGAAGAAGAGCTTCTGTCAGCTTTTTGCTTATTATCAAGGTTGGAAGCGGATGTATTACAGGCTTATTTAAAAGGAGAACAGGTAGAATATTATGCTTATCAACATGCCATGAGTCAGCAAAAAATTTATTGTGCGTTAGAACGTGCCCGCCGAAAAATACGCAAGAGGATGAAAATGAATTGGTGAAATTTTTTTGAAAACAGAACCTTTAAAAGAAGAAAAAAATAACGAAAAATTCAGTATTGAAACACCAAAAAAATTATGATACACTTGAAATTTTCAGAAAAATGTGATAAGATGGCAAGCGAGGTGAACGCGATGCCAACAACTTTAGCTTCTATCAAAAAAGATTTAGAATGTCGTATCGGCAGTGAAATCATGCTGGTGGCGCAAACTGGTCGTAAACGTCAAACGGAACGTAAAGGGATTCTAACAGAAACATACCCTTCTGTGTTCGTGGTCGATTTAGATCCAGAAGAAAATTCCTTCGAACGAGTGTCATACAGTTATTCCGATGTTTTAACGCGCACTGTCGAAATCGAATTTTTAGGTGATGCAATATAAAAAATTACGAAGGCTCAGAAGGGCTTTCGTATTTTTTTTAAAAGATAGCACAATTCACGAGCTGTATCTAGGATTATAAGATAATTTTTTTATTAGGAGGGGCCAAATGGAATATGTGGTAAAAAGTTTCGCAGCATTAACAACTAAAGAATTTTACCAATTAGCAAAAGAACGAGTGGCAGTTTTTGTGGTGGAACAAAATTGTCCCTATCAAGAAATTGACGAAATAGATGAAGTCGCACTGCACACTTATTTTATCGCAGAAGACGAGCAAATTGCGGCGTATACACGCATTTATGAAGATGATGACACGATTCATTTTGGACGTGTTTTGGTAACGGAGAAATTTCGTGGTACAGGGTTAGGCAAACAAATTGTAGCCAAAACAATTGCAGTAATTGAAGAAAGATTTCCGGGTAAAAAAATTGTCATCGGTGCTCAAGCTTACTTACAAGATTTCTACGCCAGCTTTGGTTTTAAACCTATTTCTGATGTTTATCTAGAAGATGATATTCCTCATATTGATATGCAGTTGGATGCTTTTTAATTGAAGAGCTCTTACACTCACTGTTCAAAGTAGTGTAAGAGCTTTTTTTGTACCATAAGGGATAAATATTTCGTACAAAGTTAAAAACATGTAAAAATGAAAAGCCTCGACTCTAACGAAGCTAAAAAAGACATGTATTTTTAGCACATCAACCTATCGTACCGTTTTAAGAAAATGTAAAAAAGGCTCTGGGACAAAAGTCAATTGACGTTTATCCCAGAGTCTTTTTTAGTATTCTGAATTATTCAAATCTTCCCGTGCTTTTTTTGTGGCAGGTCCACTTTGTGCTTCCAACAAATCGCGAATATCTTTTAAGTAGTCTTCAGCTGTAATTTCTGGTTCTTCTTCCACTTCTTCTTTTTTGCGTAAATCTTTGGCGCGATTGGCAAATTTTACGATAATGAATAGAACAAAACCAGTGATGATAAAGGTGATAATAGCACTTACGACGTTACCAAATTCGAATTTAACACCGTTAATTTTAACGTCTAAAACATTCATTGCGGAATCCAGATCACCTTTTTTGGTAAATAGCGACACAATTAATCCAATTAATGGTGTAATCAGTCCTTCAACCACTTGATTGACGATACTAGTAAAAGCACTCCCGATAACTACCCCAACGGCTAGGTCCAAGACACTTCCTCGCATTAAAAACTCTTTAAATTCCTTAATCATTTGTCTACTCCTTTCTAGTCTTTTCACATTGAAAATGAAATCGGAAAATTTCATTTGTTGCGAAAAATTTGCATTAAAATGCGAATTACTAAAATCAGTATAGCGAAGATTTTTAAATATTTGAAATGATATGAAAAAAAATCGTAAACAGGCGTAAAGTAAACCGTTGACAGCGGGCTATGCTATAATTGTAGTGATGCAATTTCAAAATATGACTAGTAAAAAAGTTTTTTTCTACAAGTAAATTAGATTCTCAGATTAAAAAATAAAGAAGTTAAATTTGCAGTAGTAACAACCTTTAGTCCATAAGTTGGTACTATGTAATAAGGAGCATGTGTATGTCAATTGAATTAGGAAATGGCATCAACCTTGAAGTGATGCCAAGCAAAAAATACAAGACCACGCGGATCTTAATCCGTTTTTCGGCTCGTCACAGTGAGAAAACAGCAGCAGCGCGCACATTATTGACGAGTTTATTGGAAACCAATAGTTTAAACTATCCTACCCAAAATGAGTTAAGTACGCGTTTAGCAGAGCTTTATGGGGCAGGGTTTGGTGTTAGTGTTGCTAAAAAGGGTAATATTCATCAAATCAACGTAGGAATGTCCCTTGTGAATGGAGCATATGTAGGAGAAGATCATCTTTTTGATGATGCGGTAGCCTTTTTACAGGAGATTTTATTTGCCCCTAATATAAAAGCTGGCGCATTCGATGAAAAAACGTTTGTGACGGAAAAAGAAAATTTAATCGCTTATTTGAAGAGTATGAAAGAAGATAAACAGACGTTTGCTTCTTTGCGATTGCAAGAATTATTTTTCCAAAATTCGCCGGATCAAAAAGTTCCAAGTTTTGGTACCGTTCCTACCACGGAAGATTTAACTGCAGAAAAATTAGTAGCAGTTTATCAACAGATGATGACAGAAGATCACATTGATATTTTTGTTATTGGAGATGTTACTCCTGAGCAAGTGCGTAAAAGTTTTGCTCAACTGCCTTTTGAAAAAACAGCGCGCGCAAAACCCGAAATTTTCTTTACCCAAAAGCATAGCAATATTATCAATGAGCAAGTGGAATATGATCAAGTAACACAGGCGAAGTTAAATTTAGCCTATCAAATGGAGACGTATTACGGCGATACTGATCGCTTTGCTCTCTTAGTTTTCAATGGTTTATTTGGTGGTTTTCCTCATTCCAAATTATTTATGAACGTAAGAGAAAAAGAAAGTTTAGCTTATTATGCCTCTTCTTCTTTTGATTCTTTTCGCGGTATGTTAAAGGTGCAAACAGGTATTGATCAAGAAAAAAGAGCGGCTGTTTTGCACTTAATCAATGAGCAGCTAGAAAGTTTGCGTAAAGGGGAAATCTCCACGGAAGAGTTGGCGCAAACTAAAGCGATGTTAAAGAATCAGTTTCTTTTATCTTTAGATAATCCCCAGGCGTTAATTGAAAACGCGTATTTAGACTTGTGGCTGCCTCAAACAAAAGTGTCTGAGGAAGCTTTTCTCAAAGGAATTGACGCAGTAACGATTGAAGCGGTGAAGAAAATGGCTTTATCTGTAGAATTAAAAGCTATTTACTGCTTGGAAAGGAGCGCCTCATAATGAAAAAAGTGTACGAAAAGGTAAACGAAACGTTATATAGCGAAGTTTTACCCAATGGTTTAACGGTGTATTTATTACCTAAACCGGATTTTCATAAAACTTATGGCTTGTTCACAACGGATTATGGTTCAATTGATAATCGCTTTATTCCGCTAGGGGAAAAAGAATTTATTACTGTACCCGATGGAATTGCGCATTTTTTGGAACATAAGATGTTTGAAAAAGAGACAGGAGACGTTTTTCAAGATTTTGGAAAACAAGGAGCTTCTGCCAATGCCTTTACCAGTTTCACTAAAACCAGCTATTTATTTTCTGCCACAGATAATATCGATTTAAATGTAGCAACCTTACTCGATTTTGTTCAAGCACCTTATTTTACCGCTGAAAGTGTTAATAAAGAAAAAGGAATTATCGGCCAAGAAATTCAAATGTATCAAGATGACCCCAATTGGCGCCAATTTTTTGGCATTATTAATAACTTATATCCACAACATCCCTTGCATATTGATATTGCGGGCACAGTAGAAAGTATTGCTGAAATTACAGCAGAAGACCTCTACACGTGCTACAACACTTTCTATCATCCTAGCAATATGAAATTATTTGTGGTAGGCAATATTGAGCCTGAAAGTATGATGACGTTGATTAAAGAGAATCAGGCAAGCAAGGATTTTTTACTGCCGCAACCAATTCAACGAGCATTTCCAGCTGAAACATTGACAGATATCAAAAAAGTTGATTCCTTGGAAATGCCAGTGGCGCGTGCCAAAGGTGTTTTAGGCATCAAAGTATTAACCAATCAATTACCAACAGACAACACAGAATTATTACGTTTCAAAACGGCTGCTAGTTTGTTATGGCAATTACTTTTAGGCACGACATCGAAAAATTATTTGCGCTTATATGATGAAGGAATTATTGATGATACTTTTGGTTATGAGTTCAATTTGGATCGTACTTTTTGCTTTGCTGATTTTGGCGGTGACAGTGATAAGCCAGCTGAACTTACCAAAGCAGTGAAAGAAATTTTGCTCAATTACGGAGAAGATACTGAAATTAATGAAACCAATTTGACATTATTGAAAAAACGAATGCTAGGGAAATTCTTCCAGTCTTTGAATTCCTTAGAATACATTGCCAATCAATTCAATCAAAACTTATTTGGTGAATTAACATTGTTTGATTTACCGGAAATTATTCAATCCATTACTCTAGCGGATATTTATTCTTGCGGTGATCAGATGATAGACGAGGCGGCAATGAGCGAATTTTTCATGTATCCTAAGGGGGAGTAAGCATTGAAAAATGCGCTTGTAATGGGAGCAAGCGGTGATATTGGTGAAGCCATTTGTCGTACTTTAGCCAAATCTGGCTGGTCTTTATACTGCCACTATTATCGCAATGAAGAAAAAGTATTAAAATTTGTTAGCGAGTTAAAGGAAACCTATCCCCAGCAAGATTTTTTTATGGTATGCTTAGATATGCTAGAAACCCCCGATATTCCGTCATTTTTGGCGGATTTGTTTCAAGTAGACGGCATTGTTTTTGCCGCCGGGTTTACCAAATATGGTCTGCTTTGTGAACATACACAACAAGATATGCGTCAGTTATGGCAGATTCACTTGGAAACGCCCATGTTAATTTTGCAAGGTTTGGAAGAAAAATTACGACGTTCTAGCCAAGCAAGAGTTGTTTTTGTCGGCTCTGTTTATGGTTTGGCGGGCAGTAGTTTAGAAACTGTTTATAGTGCAGTTAAAGGGGCACAACAAAGTTTTGTTCGTGCCTATGCAAAAGAAGTTGCTGCCAATGGCTGTACGGTCAATTGTATTGCGCCTGGAGCTGTTGCAACGAAGATGAACGAAGAATTTTCACCTGCTGAATTAGAACAATTGATAGCAGAAATCCCGTTAGGAAGACTAGCATATACGAAGGAAATCGCGGCAGCTGTAGCCTTTTTATTTCAACAAGATGCCCAATATATTACCGGTGCAACAATTCCTGTGACCGGAGGCTGGCTGCATTAAAGACTGGAGAGAATGTGTAAGTGGCAAATGAAGCAACAACTATCGGTGCAAGATTACGGCAAGCCCGTTTAAATAAAAATATTTCTTTGGATGAACTACAACAAATCACCAAAATTCAAAAACGCTATTTAGAAGCGATTGAAAGCGGAAAATTAGATGCTTTACCCGGTTCTTTTTATGTCCGGGCTTTTGTGAAGCAATATGCACAGGCAGTCGGAGAAGATGGAGATAAATTAGTTGCTATTTTAGATGGCAAAGCTTCGCTTACACCACCTGTGCCTAAGCGCGCACAACCAGAAACAGTACAAGGTTCAAGAAAATCTTTACATGTAGAAGAAAAAACTGGCAATCCCATTATGAGGTTATTACCGGTTATTTTCTTTGGGTTAGTGGCATTGGTTATTGTCGTGATTGTCTTTTACATGACGTGGCAAGATCGCAGCAATCAAACACCAATGATTGCAGATAATTCTTCGGTAGTTGTTAACCAAGCCTCCACAGCAAGTTCAAGTAAAGCGGCAGCATCTTCCACTAAAGAATCCGAGACAAAACCCGCAGAATCTACGAAAGAATCTGAGAAAAAAGAAAAAGAAATGGCAGTAAAACTGGATAGTAACACTCAAAGTGAAGCAGTTTTTAGTTTGACTGATGCCAAAGGTCCAATTAAACTAGATTTTGCCGGCAACGCAAATGGTCCGTGCTGGATTGGTGTCCTAGTTAACAATGGCTACGTTTATCAATATACATTGCAAGCAGGAGAAACGCAGTCAACGACTTTACCAGAAGGTGCAGCTAATGCAACCATTGTTTTAGGCGCAAGTGGCAACTTAAATATCAAAGCTAATGGCAAAGACTTAAATTACACAGATCCGAATATTCCG
The genomic region above belongs to Enterococcus saigonensis and contains:
- the ymfI gene encoding elongation factor P 5-aminopentanone reductase; the encoded protein is MKNALVMGASGDIGEAICRTLAKSGWSLYCHYYRNEEKVLKFVSELKETYPQQDFFMVCLDMLETPDIPSFLADLFQVDGIVFAAGFTKYGLLCEHTQQDMRQLWQIHLETPMLILQGLEEKLRRSSQARVVFVGSVYGLAGSSLETVYSAVKGAQQSFVRAYAKEVAANGCTVNCIAPGAVATKMNEEFSPAELEQLIAEIPLGRLAYTKEIAAAVAFLFQQDAQYITGATIPVTGGWLH
- the yfmH gene encoding EF-P 5-aminopentanol modification-associated protein YfmH; the protein is MMKKVYEKVNETLYSEVLPNGLTVYLLPKPDFHKTYGLFTTDYGSIDNRFIPLGEKEFITVPDGIAHFLEHKMFEKETGDVFQDFGKQGASANAFTSFTKTSYLFSATDNIDLNVATLLDFVQAPYFTAESVNKEKGIIGQEIQMYQDDPNWRQFFGIINNLYPQHPLHIDIAGTVESIAEITAEDLYTCYNTFYHPSNMKLFVVGNIEPESMMTLIKENQASKDFLLPQPIQRAFPAETLTDIKKVDSLEMPVARAKGVLGIKVLTNQLPTDNTELLRFKTAASLLWQLLLGTTSKNYLRLYDEGIIDDTFGYEFNLDRTFCFADFGGDSDKPAELTKAVKEILLNYGEDTEINETNLTLLKKRMLGKFFQSLNSLEYIANQFNQNLFGELTLFDLPEIIQSITLADIYSCGDQMIDEAAMSEFFMYPKGE
- a CDS encoding helix-turn-helix domain-containing protein produces the protein MANEATTIGARLRQARLNKNISLDELQQITKIQKRYLEAIESGKLDALPGSFYVRAFVKQYAQAVGEDGDKLVAILDGKASLTPPVPKRAQPETVQGSRKSLHVEEKTGNPIMRLLPVIFFGLVALVIVVIVFYMTWQDRSNQTPMIADNSSVVVNQASTASSSKAAASSTKESETKPAESTKESEKKEKEMAVKLDSNTQSEAVFSLTDAKGPIKLDFAGNANGPCWIGVLVNNGYVYQYTLQAGETQSTTLPEGAANATIVLGASGNLNIKANGKDLNYTDPNIPALRKNITLTINYQTAE